In one window of Duganella dendranthematis DNA:
- a CDS encoding hemolysin family protein: MQNFLLVVLAIFLVALNGFFVAAEFGIVTLRKTRVRAIAKTKGIQGRILGKVHGELDAYLSACQLGITLASLGLGWVGEPAFAGLLEPLLTLIGITSPELVHGIAFVFAFGVISFLHIVVGELAPKSLAIRMPEVVGLWSAIPLYGFYWAMYPFIWVLNASANMVLGLAGLSGKGGHDSHYSVDELKLILRTSQPGEKFNQDERNILAHSLDFSDLAVSDLMRPINEVISLHASRPLNDNLAAMLRNRFSRYPYYDKDGETVLGVVHLKDLFFAMQSGRPVTDLVPFLRPVETISARTPALEQFRRFRDGAPHFALIGEKGKRPVGFITLDNLLGAMVGEIHDEFRLNENDWLKQPDGTLIGKASLPIFSLERTLGIDIENEELGLEEVESVGGLLMLKLGDIPKQGQRISFRHFDIVAKKMNGPRILLVKVIPKDDTEDNADQD, translated from the coding sequence ATGCAAAACTTCCTGCTTGTCGTTCTCGCTATCTTCCTGGTTGCTTTGAACGGTTTCTTCGTCGCTGCTGAATTCGGCATCGTCACTCTGCGAAAAACGCGTGTCCGCGCCATCGCCAAGACTAAAGGAATACAGGGACGCATCCTCGGCAAAGTACACGGTGAACTGGACGCTTATCTGTCCGCCTGCCAACTGGGCATTACGCTGGCCTCGCTGGGCCTGGGCTGGGTCGGCGAGCCGGCCTTTGCCGGCCTGCTGGAGCCGCTGCTGACCTTGATCGGTATCACCTCGCCCGAACTGGTGCATGGCATTGCCTTCGTGTTCGCCTTCGGCGTGATTTCTTTCCTGCACATTGTGGTCGGCGAACTGGCGCCAAAATCGCTGGCGATCCGCATGCCGGAAGTGGTCGGCCTGTGGAGCGCGATTCCGCTGTATGGTTTCTATTGGGCCATGTACCCGTTCATCTGGGTGCTGAACGCCAGCGCCAATATGGTGCTGGGCCTGGCAGGCCTGTCCGGCAAGGGCGGCCATGACAGCCACTATTCGGTCGATGAGCTGAAGCTGATTCTGCGCACCAGCCAGCCGGGCGAAAAATTCAACCAGGACGAACGCAACATCCTGGCGCACTCGCTGGATTTCAGCGACCTGGCGGTGTCCGACCTGATGCGTCCGATTAATGAAGTGATCAGCCTGCACGCCAGCCGTCCGCTGAACGACAACCTGGCCGCCATGCTGCGCAACCGCTTCAGCCGCTATCCTTACTACGACAAGGATGGCGAAACCGTGCTGGGCGTGGTGCACCTGAAGGATTTGTTCTTCGCCATGCAGTCGGGCCGTCCGGTGACGGACTTGGTGCCGTTCCTGCGTCCGGTCGAGACGATTTCCGCCCGCACACCCGCGCTGGAGCAGTTCCGCCGCTTCCGCGACGGCGCGCCGCACTTTGCGCTAATCGGCGAGAAGGGCAAGCGCCCGGTCGGCTTCATCACGCTGGACAACCTGCTGGGCGCGATGGTCGGCGAGATCCATGACGAATTCCGCCTCAACGAAAACGACTGGCTCAAGCAGCCGGACGGCACGCTGATCGGCAAGGCCAGCCTGCCGATCTTCTCGCTGGAACGCACGCTGGGCATCGATATCGAAAACGAAGAGCTCGGCCTGGAGGAAGTGGAATCGGTCGGCGGCCTGTTGATGCTGAAGCTGGGCGATATCCCGAAACAGGGCCAGCGCATCAGCTTCCGCCACTTCGACATCGTCGCCAAGAAAATGAATGGTCCGCGCATCCTGCTGGTCAAGGTCATCCCCAAGGATGACACCGAAGACAACGCCGACCAGGATTGA
- the nhaR gene encoding transcriptional activator NhaR — MKNSGLNFRHLYFFWMVAKEGGVTRAAERLGLAVQTISMQLASLEKSVGKQLLEPQGRRLVPTEAGKLALSYCDQIFLLGDQLQDALEEAETDKMRLAVGISDSLPKLIAFRLLQATQQMDTRVRLVCMEDEFENLLADLALGKLDVVLTDRTVRAGGSLKVFSHLLGESDMKLFGVPRLARKYRRNFPDSLHGAPLLVPTRNNALRGRIDAWLVERQVRPEIVGEFEDNAMLNTFGRNGLGLFFAPSALAQDIEDQFGAVLVGDAPELREHFYAISNARKITHPAIEAILNEVHSGLFA; from the coding sequence ATGAAAAACAGCGGATTGAATTTCAGACACTTGTATTTCTTCTGGATGGTGGCCAAGGAAGGGGGCGTTACGCGCGCCGCCGAGCGGCTGGGTCTGGCGGTACAGACCATCAGCATGCAGCTGGCGTCGCTGGAGAAATCGGTCGGCAAGCAGCTGCTGGAACCGCAAGGGCGGCGGCTGGTGCCGACCGAGGCGGGCAAGCTGGCGCTCAGCTATTGCGACCAGATCTTCCTGCTGGGCGACCAGTTGCAGGACGCGCTGGAAGAAGCCGAGACCGACAAGATGCGGCTGGCGGTCGGCATCTCCGACTCGCTACCCAAGCTGATCGCCTTCCGCCTGCTGCAGGCGACGCAACAGATGGACACCCGCGTGCGCCTGGTGTGCATGGAAGATGAATTTGAAAATCTGCTGGCGGACCTGGCGCTGGGCAAGCTGGACGTGGTGCTGACCGACCGCACGGTGCGCGCCGGCGGCAGCCTGAAAGTCTTCAGCCACTTGCTGGGCGAAAGCGACATGAAACTGTTTGGCGTGCCGCGCCTGGCGCGCAAATACCGCCGCAACTTCCCGGACAGCCTGCATGGCGCGCCGCTACTGGTTCCCACGCGCAACAACGCGCTGCGCGGCCGCATCGACGCCTGGCTGGTGGAGCGCCAGGTGCGGCCAGAAATCGTCGGCGAGTTCGAGGACAACGCCATGCTGAACACCTTCGGCCGCAACGGCCTGGGGCTGTTCTTCGCGCCATCGGCGCTGGCGCAGGACATCGAAGACCAGTTCGGCGCCGTGCTGGTGGGCGACGCGCCCGAGCTGCGCGAGCACTTTTACGCCATCTCCAACGCCCGAAAAATCACCCATCCGGCCATCGAAGCTATCCTGAATGAGGTGCATAGCGGCTTGTTCGCATGA
- a CDS encoding DUF475 domain-containing protein gives MKHFRISFLVSFLCLGLAGWWGYELAGWGGALSAFGIALILAAMEVSLSFDNAVVNASVLKTWDEYWQKLFLGVGIIIAVFGMRLVFPLVIVAVAADMSIVDVWTLALNDPKTYSTHLTNHHAEVAAFGGMFLLLVFLNFLLDSEKETHWLGNFEKKLGSLGKVSSISVMIAIGVLMGCMGLVAEGQKLVVLISGLWGILIYVGVDGISSLLEKEEEGGGNVGDMVKRGGIGGFLYLEVLDASFSFDGVIGAFAITTDVVIIMLGLAIGAMFVRSMTIYLVKKGTLDKFLYLEHGAHYAIGILAAIMLASMKYHVPEIFTGLIGVAFIAASVWSSVRHRRKQETIAVTA, from the coding sequence ATGAAGCACTTCAGGATTTCTTTCCTCGTCAGCTTTCTCTGCCTTGGCTTGGCAGGCTGGTGGGGCTATGAGCTGGCAGGGTGGGGCGGCGCGTTGTCGGCCTTTGGTATCGCGCTGATTCTGGCGGCGATGGAAGTTTCGCTGTCGTTCGACAACGCGGTGGTCAACGCCTCGGTGTTGAAGACCTGGGACGAGTACTGGCAGAAGCTGTTCCTCGGCGTCGGCATCATCATCGCGGTGTTCGGCATGCGGCTGGTGTTTCCGCTGGTGATTGTGGCGGTTGCGGCCGACATGAGCATCGTCGATGTGTGGACGCTGGCGCTGAACGATCCCAAGACCTACTCGACGCACCTGACCAATCACCACGCGGAAGTGGCGGCTTTCGGCGGCATGTTCCTGCTGCTGGTGTTCCTGAATTTCCTGCTGGATTCGGAGAAGGAAACGCACTGGCTGGGTAACTTCGAGAAGAAACTTGGCTCGCTGGGCAAGGTCTCATCCATCTCGGTAATGATCGCCATCGGCGTGCTGATGGGCTGTATGGGGCTGGTGGCGGAAGGCCAGAAGCTGGTGGTGCTGATTTCCGGCCTGTGGGGCATTCTGATCTATGTCGGTGTCGATGGCATCAGCAGCCTGCTGGAGAAGGAAGAAGAGGGCGGCGGCAACGTCGGCGACATGGTCAAGCGCGGCGGTATCGGTGGCTTCCTGTACCTGGAAGTGCTGGATGCATCGTTCAGCTTCGACGGCGTGATCGGCGCCTTTGCGATCACCACCGACGTTGTGATCATCATGCTGGGCCTGGCGATCGGCGCGATGTTTGTCCGCTCGATGACGATTTACCTGGTGAAGAAGGGCACGCTGGACAAGTTCCTGTATCTGGAGCACGGCGCCCACTACGCCATCGGTATCCTGGCCGCGATCATGTTGGCAAGTATGAAGTATCACGTACCAGAAATTTTCACCGGCTTGATCGGCGTCGCGTTCATCGCCGCCTCGGTGTGGTCGTCAGTCCGCCACCGCCGCAAGCAGGAAACCATCGCCGTCACGGCGTAA
- a CDS encoding TerD family protein gives MAISLQKGGNVNLSKEAPGLSKVTVGLGWDVRSTDGNAFDLDGSAFLLKVDGKVRNDSDFIFYNNLKSTDQSVAHSGDNRTGAGDGDDETVTIDLTKVPADVERIAICVTIHEGDARKQNFGQVQKAFIRTINAGSNTEIARYDLSEDGSTESAMIFGEVYRNGADWKFKAVGQGFKGGLGPLAASFGVGV, from the coding sequence ATGGCAATCAGTCTGCAAAAAGGCGGCAACGTTAATCTGAGCAAGGAGGCCCCTGGCCTGTCGAAAGTCACGGTCGGCCTGGGTTGGGACGTGCGTTCCACCGACGGCAATGCTTTCGACCTGGACGGCTCGGCTTTCCTGCTGAAAGTAGACGGCAAGGTCCGCAATGACAGCGACTTCATCTTCTACAACAACCTGAAATCGACCGACCAGTCGGTGGCCCACTCGGGCGACAACCGCACCGGCGCCGGCGATGGCGACGACGAAACCGTCACCATCGACCTGACCAAGGTGCCGGCCGATGTGGAACGCATCGCGATCTGCGTCACCATCCACGAGGGTGACGCCCGCAAGCAGAATTTCGGCCAGGTGCAGAAGGCGTTCATCCGCACCATCAATGCCGGCAGCAATACCGAAATCGCCCGCTACGACCTGTCGGAAGACGGTTCGACCGAGTCGGCGATGATCTTCGGCGAGGTGTATCGCAATGGCGCCGACTGGAAGTTCAAGGCCGTCGGCCAGGGCTTCAAGGGCGGCCTCGGTCCGCTGGCCGCCTCGTTCGGCGTCGGCGTTTAA
- a CDS encoding TIGR00266 family protein, with product MPVFTITGDVDPFLHVSMRQGEKIYCESGAMVMMEAALDLKGKVTGGIGAAIMRRFANGESFFQQHIEAVRGDGDCLLSPTLPGAMQTLDLGNQQYMLSDGAFVAATSGVELKVRTQSLGNALFAGSGGFFITETSGVGQAVVSGFGSISQLEVEPGRDVIIDNSHVVAWDSALRYEISVTTGGNSGFLSNLVNSQTSGEGMVLRFSGKGKILICSRNSASLQAWLTRQSAS from the coding sequence ATGCCTGTATTTACCATCACCGGCGACGTCGATCCATTTCTGCATGTGTCGATGCGCCAGGGAGAAAAAATCTACTGCGAATCGGGCGCCATGGTGATGATGGAAGCGGCGCTGGACTTGAAGGGCAAGGTTACCGGCGGCATCGGCGCGGCCATCATGCGGCGCTTCGCCAACGGCGAGTCCTTCTTCCAGCAGCACATCGAGGCGGTGCGCGGCGACGGCGATTGCCTGCTGTCGCCAACCCTGCCCGGCGCGATGCAGACGCTGGATCTCGGCAACCAGCAGTACATGCTGAGCGACGGCGCGTTTGTCGCCGCCACCTCCGGCGTGGAACTGAAGGTGCGCACACAAAGCCTGGGCAACGCGCTGTTCGCGGGCAGCGGCGGTTTCTTCATCACCGAAACCAGCGGCGTCGGCCAGGCCGTGGTGTCGGGCTTCGGTTCGATCTCGCAGCTGGAGGTGGAACCGGGGCGCGATGTCATCATCGACAACTCGCACGTGGTGGCCTGGGATAGCGCGCTGCGCTACGAGATCTCGGTGACCACCGGCGGCAACAGCGGCTTCCTCAGCAATCTGGTGAACAGCCAGACCAGCGGGGAAGGCATGGTGCTGCGCTTCTCGGGCAAGGGCAAGATTTTGATCTGCTCGCGCAACAGCGCCTCGCTGCAAGCCTGGCTGACGCGTCAGTCGGCATCGTAA
- a CDS encoding TerD family protein, giving the protein MTVNLSKGQKISLEKEAGGALGRVTMGLGWDAIKSKGFLGFGSKTEAVDLDASCVMFDEGHRPVDVIFFRQLKSKDGSVVHTGDNRTGAGDGDDEQINVDLNAVPSQIKSLVFTVNSFTGQTFAQVENAYCRLLDAASGKEVARFNLSVQGPHSAQIMAKIYRHNGEWKMHAIGENGNGRTFDDLLPQIATHL; this is encoded by the coding sequence ATGACAGTCAATTTAAGCAAGGGCCAGAAAATCTCTCTGGAGAAGGAAGCCGGCGGCGCGCTGGGCCGCGTCACCATGGGTCTCGGTTGGGACGCCATCAAGAGCAAGGGTTTCCTCGGCTTCGGTTCCAAGACCGAAGCGGTCGACCTGGACGCTTCGTGCGTGATGTTCGACGAAGGCCATCGTCCGGTGGATGTGATCTTCTTCCGTCAGCTGAAAAGCAAGGACGGCAGCGTGGTTCACACCGGCGACAACCGCACCGGCGCCGGCGATGGCGATGATGAGCAGATCAACGTCGACCTGAACGCGGTGCCGTCGCAGATCAAGAGCCTGGTGTTCACGGTGAACAGCTTCACCGGCCAGACCTTTGCGCAGGTGGAGAATGCGTATTGCCGTTTGCTGGATGCGGCGAGCGGCAAGGAAGTGGCGCGCTTCAATCTGTCGGTGCAGGGACCGCACTCGGCGCAGATCATGGCCAAGATCTACCGTCATAACGGCGAGTGGAAGATGCATGCCATCGGCGAGAACGGCAACGGGCGGACCTTTGATGACCTGCTGCCGCAGATCGCGACCCACCTCTAA
- a CDS encoding porin, with the protein MKRTAASAACLTALALFAGQAAAQSSVTIYGTLDVGLDRIDKSQGNVQGTVFGVSGTTPVPNSIAAPASVTTRLSPSHTRQSNIGFKGVEDLGGGYRGLFVLEGGITIDNGGLANDNRLFGRQAYVGLTTPVGEIKAGRQASPMLIGYYLVTPEALGSTDFFGAGLVVNTVQTWQDNQLSYAIKQGPITAIVSYATNSGIGTGISAARATATASTPVATGTTGQIVGGQTAGAETASGRGKTAGALLAYRADNIVALASYHRNNFDNVPIGVVSGTTLVPLFIGEKFSSYMGAVKYTIPGVGTSIAIGGHEAKFSLRGNTDPKVRTWTATLKHPIGLFDLSAIFLDTRFTNYTEGKDRGLMLGVDYNFSKRTAVYSRFGGIKDKRGKTVVSSATPLPLAGGPGAILIPLGTQEVPLFSGAGQNIDARTTMFSVGLRHSF; encoded by the coding sequence ATGAAGAGAACCGCCGCATCCGCAGCGTGCTTGACTGCACTCGCCTTGTTCGCCGGCCAAGCCGCCGCGCAATCTTCCGTCACCATTTACGGCACGCTCGATGTCGGGCTGGACCGGATCGACAAAAGCCAGGGCAACGTCCAGGGCACCGTATTTGGCGTCAGCGGCACCACGCCCGTTCCCAACAGCATCGCCGCGCCGGCCAGCGTCACCACGCGGCTGAGCCCGTCGCACACGCGCCAGAGCAATATCGGTTTTAAAGGCGTGGAAGATCTGGGCGGCGGCTATCGCGGCCTGTTCGTGCTGGAAGGCGGCATCACCATCGACAACGGCGGCCTTGCCAACGACAACCGTCTGTTCGGCCGCCAGGCGTATGTGGGCCTGACCACGCCGGTAGGCGAAATCAAGGCTGGCCGCCAGGCCAGCCCGATGCTGATCGGCTACTACCTGGTGACACCGGAAGCCCTGGGCAGCACCGACTTCTTCGGCGCCGGCCTGGTGGTTAACACCGTACAGACGTGGCAGGACAATCAGCTCAGCTATGCGATCAAGCAGGGACCGATCACGGCGATCGTCTCCTACGCCACCAACTCCGGCATCGGCACCGGCATCAGCGCCGCACGCGCCACAGCCACCGCCTCGACGCCGGTAGCGACCGGCACCACCGGCCAGATCGTCGGCGGCCAGACCGCTGGCGCGGAAACCGCCAGCGGCCGCGGCAAGACTGCCGGCGCGCTGCTGGCCTACCGCGCAGACAATATCGTCGCGCTGGCGTCCTACCACCGCAACAACTTCGACAACGTGCCGATCGGCGTGGTGTCGGGCACCACGCTGGTGCCGCTGTTCATCGGCGAGAAATTCAGCTCCTACATGGGCGCGGTGAAATACACCATCCCTGGCGTCGGCACCTCGATTGCGATTGGCGGCCACGAAGCCAAGTTCTCGCTGCGCGGCAACACCGATCCGAAAGTGCGCACCTGGACCGCAACGCTCAAGCATCCGATCGGCCTGTTCGACCTGAGCGCGATCTTCCTCGACACCCGCTTCACCAACTACACCGAAGGCAAAGACCGTGGCCTGATGCTGGGCGTGGACTACAACTTCTCCAAGCGCACCGCGGTGTACAGCCGCTTTGGCGGCATCAAGGACAAGCGGGGCAAGACGGTGGTCAGCAGCGCCACGCCATTGCCGCTGGCTGGCGGTCCTGGCGCGATCCTGATCCCGCTGGGCACGCAGGAAGTGCCGCTGTTCTCCGGCGCCGGCCAGAACATCGACGCCCGCACCACCATGTTCAGCGTCGGCCTGCGTCACTCGTTCTAA
- a CDS encoding DHA2 family efflux MFS transporter permease subunit: MQSSTQSPVNSKWIALLVAGAFFMENLDGTVITTAVPDIAHSFGVAPLALNIGVSAYLLTLGVFIPISGWVAERFGARRVFAAALAIFTLASVLCGMANSLSEFVWLRVLQGVGGAMMVPVGRLVVLNNTPKEKLISVIATLTWPALVAPVLGPPVGGFITSYASWRWIFYLNLPLGVIALVLAWWLIPDQRAAEPRPFDWPGFLLSGSALLLLTWGAEVVGGQHPDWREAGACLVAGALLLAALGWHLKRAAHPLIDLSSLAIPTFSITIIGGSLFRMAIGAVPFLLPLMFQLGFGLDAFHSGLLVIAVFAGNLMMKPATTPLIRRFGFRPVILVNGLANVTTLAACALLTPATPVWVIAAVLFAGGLTRSMQFSALNTIAFADVPQKRMAAANTLFSTAFQVALGLGVALGASGVRLGHWSAQQLGIGDWTAIDYRLAFLLVALVSLLGLADALRLSPNAGEQVARGAAR; encoded by the coding sequence ATGCAAAGCAGTACGCAGTCGCCGGTCAACAGCAAGTGGATCGCCTTGCTGGTGGCCGGCGCGTTTTTTATGGAGAACCTGGACGGCACGGTGATCACCACGGCGGTGCCGGATATCGCGCACTCGTTCGGCGTGGCGCCGCTGGCGTTGAACATCGGCGTCAGCGCCTACTTGCTGACGCTGGGCGTGTTCATTCCGATCAGCGGCTGGGTGGCCGAGCGCTTCGGCGCGCGCCGCGTGTTTGCGGCGGCGCTGGCGATCTTCACGCTGGCGTCGGTGTTGTGCGGCATGGCCAACAGCCTGAGCGAATTCGTCTGGCTGCGCGTGCTGCAAGGCGTGGGCGGGGCGATGATGGTGCCGGTCGGCCGTCTCGTCGTGCTGAACAACACGCCGAAGGAAAAACTGATCTCGGTGATCGCCACGCTGACCTGGCCGGCGCTGGTGGCGCCGGTGCTGGGACCTCCGGTCGGCGGCTTCATCACCAGCTATGCATCGTGGCGCTGGATTTTTTATCTGAACCTGCCGCTGGGCGTGATCGCGCTGGTGCTGGCGTGGTGGCTGATTCCCGACCAGCGCGCCGCCGAGCCACGGCCGTTCGACTGGCCCGGCTTTCTGCTTAGCGGCAGCGCCTTGCTGTTGCTGACCTGGGGCGCGGAAGTGGTCGGCGGCCAGCATCCGGACTGGCGGGAGGCGGGCGCTTGCCTCGTCGCCGGCGCGCTGTTGCTGGCAGCTTTGGGCTGGCATCTGAAGCGCGCCGCGCACCCGCTGATCGACCTGTCGTCGCTGGCGATACCAACGTTCTCCATCACGATCATCGGCGGCTCGTTGTTCCGCATGGCGATTGGCGCCGTGCCGTTTTTGCTGCCACTGATGTTCCAGCTGGGCTTCGGCCTGGACGCCTTCCATTCCGGCCTGCTGGTGATCGCCGTCTTCGCCGGCAACCTGATGATGAAGCCGGCCACCACGCCTCTCATCCGCCGCTTCGGTTTCCGCCCGGTGATTCTGGTCAACGGCCTGGCCAATGTGACCACGCTGGCCGCCTGCGCCTTGCTGACCCCGGCCACGCCGGTGTGGGTGATCGCCGCCGTGCTGTTTGCTGGTGGCCTGACGCGTTCGATGCAGTTCAGCGCGCTCAACACGATAGCCTTCGCCGATGTGCCGCAGAAGCGTATGGCGGCCGCCAACACCTTGTTCAGCACCGCGTTCCAGGTGGCGCTGGGCCTCGGCGTGGCGCTGGGTGCGAGCGGCGTGCGCCTGGGCCATTGGAGCGCGCAGCAGCTCGGCATCGGCGACTGGACGGCCATCGATTACCGGCTGGCGTTCCTGCTGGTGGCGCTGGTCAGCCTGCTCGGTCTGGCCGATGCGTTGCGTCTTAGCCCCAACGCCGGCGAGCAAGTTGCAAGGGGCGCCGCCCGTTAA
- a CDS encoding HDOD domain-containing protein: MEKLKDFSQIVEQATRGELVFPTSVNAVLRLQLALADPDSEMDEVIRKVLAEPLLAARTVALANAAVFNRSGTPVTSVRAAVQRVGYRNLYTMAAAMVVRQFGARIRDPELRRQADQLWRHTAHVAALAYVIGRKLTSTDPDTALFAGIVHEAGGFYLLSRADDIPGLLDDPAEWMGAAQEIIAREMMKKMSIPEPVSQAIVSLRGATLTPPPLGLRDTLLIAKRLAPVRSPLAAGQDSPSLTGFIDDNALLDQILLESADEAASMSAALLV; this comes from the coding sequence ATGGAAAAACTGAAAGACTTCTCGCAGATCGTCGAGCAAGCCACACGCGGCGAGCTGGTGTTCCCCACCAGCGTCAACGCCGTGCTGCGCCTGCAACTGGCGCTGGCCGATCCCGATAGCGAGATGGACGAGGTGATCCGCAAGGTGCTGGCCGAGCCGCTGCTGGCGGCCCGCACTGTGGCGCTGGCCAATGCGGCGGTGTTCAACCGCAGCGGCACGCCGGTGACCAGCGTGCGCGCAGCGGTGCAGCGGGTCGGCTACCGCAACCTGTACACCATGGCGGCGGCGATGGTGGTGCGCCAGTTCGGCGCCCGCATCCGCGATCCCGAGCTGCGCCGGCAGGCCGATCAGCTGTGGCGCCACACGGCGCACGTGGCGGCGCTGGCGTATGTGATCGGCCGCAAGCTGACCTCCACCGATCCGGACACCGCGCTGTTTGCCGGCATCGTGCACGAGGCCGGGGGCTTTTACTTGCTGTCGCGCGCCGACGACATTCCCGGCCTGCTGGACGATCCTGCCGAGTGGATGGGCGCGGCGCAGGAAATCATCGCCCGCGAGATGATGAAGAAGATGAGCATTCCCGAGCCGGTCAGCCAGGCCATCGTGTCGCTGCGCGGGGCTACGCTGACGCCGCCGCCGCTGGGCCTGCGCGACACCTTGCTGATCGCCAAACGCCTGGCGCCGGTGCGCTCGCCGTTGGCGGCAGGGCAGGACAGTCCGTCGCTGACCGGTTTTATCGATGATAACGCGCTGCTCGACCAGATCCTGCTGGAATCGGCCGACGAAGCCGCCTCGATGAGCGCGGCGCTGCTGGTCTAA
- a CDS encoding FadR/GntR family transcriptional regulator, translating into MNQIASVPAAALPKKKHRNLAQGVVESFTGSIQAGTLKPGEKLPTESVIMEMHGVSRTVVREAISHLQAAGLVQTRHGIGTFVLEPQPTNIFAADTIRTIGDVLSILELRISLETEAAWLAASRRTDEQVTLMDAALKRIVSAPNRAVAVESDKAFHLLIAQATGNRYFVDILSDLGNTIIPRARLDSEQLAHDDPKAYQERVNREHDDIYHAIQRKDAEAARAAMRTHLSNSRERLRRAQQEVSA; encoded by the coding sequence ATGAATCAGATCGCATCAGTCCCCGCCGCCGCATTGCCGAAGAAGAAGCACCGCAACCTCGCCCAGGGCGTGGTGGAGAGCTTCACCGGCAGCATCCAGGCCGGCACGCTGAAACCGGGCGAAAAACTGCCGACCGAGTCGGTCATCATGGAAATGCACGGCGTCAGCCGCACGGTGGTGCGCGAAGCCATTTCGCACCTGCAGGCCGCCGGCCTGGTGCAGACCCGCCACGGCATCGGCACCTTTGTGCTGGAGCCGCAGCCGACCAATATCTTTGCCGCCGACACCATCCGCACCATCGGCGACGTGCTGTCGATCCTGGAGCTGCGCATCAGCCTGGAGACCGAAGCCGCCTGGCTGGCCGCCAGCCGCCGCACCGACGAGCAGGTGACGCTGATGGACGCCGCGCTGAAGCGCATCGTCTCGGCGCCCAACCGCGCGGTGGCGGTGGAATCGGACAAGGCGTTCCACCTGCTGATCGCGCAGGCCACCGGCAACCGTTATTTTGTCGACATCCTTAGCGACTTGGGCAATACCATCATCCCGCGCGCGCGGCTGGATTCGGAGCAGCTGGCGCACGATGATCCGAAAGCCTACCAGGAGCGCGTCAACCGCGAGCATGACGATATTTACCATGCCATCCAGCGCAAGGATGCCGAAGCGGCGCGGGCCGCCATGCGCACCCACCTCAGCAACAGCCGCGAGCGCCTGCGTCGCGCGCAACAAGAGGTGAGCGCTTAG
- the kdgD gene encoding 5-dehydro-4-deoxyglucarate dehydratase, whose product MQPNDLKKILSSGLLSFPVTDFDAEGNFNKSTYVKRLEWLAPYGATALFAAGGTGEFFSLTPQEYPEIIKTAVDTCRGQVPILAGVGGPTRVAAAYAKEAEKAGAQGLLLLPHYLTEASQDGLIEHVAEVCKATNLGVVVYNRANCRLSPTSLAILADRCPNLIGFKDGIGDIELMVSIWRKMGDRFSYLGGLPTAEVYAAAYKALGTPVYSSAVFNFMPKLAMDFYHAVASDNHAEQNRMIDEFFLPYLDIRNRKAGYAVSIVKAGAKLAGYDAGPVRAPLTDLTGEEVEMLHKLMLKQGAQ is encoded by the coding sequence ATGCAACCGAATGACCTGAAAAAAATCCTTTCCTCCGGCCTGCTGTCGTTCCCTGTAACTGACTTCGACGCGGAAGGCAACTTCAACAAGTCGACCTATGTCAAACGTCTGGAATGGCTGGCCCCATACGGCGCGACCGCGCTGTTCGCCGCCGGCGGCACCGGCGAGTTCTTCTCGCTGACCCCACAGGAATATCCTGAAATCATCAAGACCGCCGTCGACACCTGCCGTGGCCAGGTGCCGATCCTGGCTGGCGTCGGTGGTCCGACCCGCGTGGCCGCTGCCTACGCTAAAGAAGCCGAGAAAGCCGGCGCGCAAGGCCTGCTGCTGCTGCCGCATTACCTGACCGAAGCGTCGCAAGATGGCCTGATCGAACACGTGGCGGAAGTCTGCAAAGCCACCAACCTGGGCGTAGTGGTCTACAACCGCGCCAATTGCCGCCTGAGCCCAACCTCGCTGGCGATCCTGGCCGACCGTTGCCCTAACCTGATCGGCTTCAAGGACGGTATCGGCGACATCGAACTGATGGTGTCGATCTGGCGCAAAATGGGCGACCGCTTCAGCTACCTGGGCGGCCTGCCAACCGCGGAAGTCTACGCCGCAGCCTACAAGGCACTGGGTACCCCGGTGTACTCCTCGGCCGTGTTCAACTTCATGCCGAAACTGGCGATGGACTTCTACCACGCCGTGGCGTCGGACAACCACGCCGAACAGAACCGCATGATCGACGAATTCTTCCTGCCATACCTGGACATCCGCAACCGTAAAGCCGGTTACGCCGTGTCGATCGTCAAGGCCGGCGCCAAGCTGGCGGGCTACGATGCCGGTCCGGTGCGCGCACCGCTGACCGACCTGACGGGCGAAGAAGTTGAAATGCTGCACAAGCTGATGCTCAAGCAGGGCGCGCAGTAA